Proteins found in one Zea mays cultivar B73 chromosome 1, Zm-B73-REFERENCE-NAM-5.0, whole genome shotgun sequence genomic segment:
- the LOC103645245 gene encoding NEP1-interacting protein-like 1: MASEASERAVTMDMEAAAVSGTGTASASSSPAPSSGSRGGRSVCRLPARVAGAVVRGLLTFVFAAVGMVLGAVTGALIGLATESGLVRGAGVGAISGAVVSMEVVDSSVAIWRSDESGIWSVLYVLDVLWSLVTGRLVREKVDPAVQSAVDSQMNAADSQDTAPTLADMFETAAAGMPAAAIAALPVTAVTESTVTDASGEPIGCPICLQDFEAGETARRLPECGHTFHLPCIDVWLLRHASCPLCRRAV; the protein is encoded by the exons ATGGCTAGCGAAGCGAGCGAGCGCGCAGTCACCATGGACATGGAGGCGGCCGCGGTCTCCGGCACCGGCACCGCCAGCGCGTCGTCCTCTCCCGCGCCGTCGTCCGGGTCGCGCGGCGGCAGGAGCGTCTGCCGCCTGCCGGCGCGCGTCGCCGGCGCGGTGGTCCGGGGCCTGCTCACCTTCGTCTTCGCGGCAG TGGGCATGGTTCTCGGGGCCGTCACGGGCGCGCTGATCGGGCTCGCCACGGAgagcggcctggtgcgcggcgcCGGCGTCGGGGCCATCTCCGGCGCCGTCGTGTCCATGGAGGTCGTCGACTCCTCCGTCGCCATCTGGCGCTCCGACGAGTCAGGGATCTGGAGCGTCCTATACGTG CTTGACGTGCTATGGAGCCTGGTGACCGGCCGCCTGGTGCGCGAGAAGGTGGACCCCGCCGTGCAGAGCGCCGTCGACAGCCAG ATGAACGCCGCGGACTCGCAGGACACGGCGCCGACACTGGCGGACATGTTCGAGACGGCCGCCGCGGGCATGCCAGCCGCCGCCATCGCGGCGCTCCCCGTCACGGCCGTCACCGAGAGTACCGTCACCGACGCCTCCGGGGAGCCCATCGGCTGCCCCATCTGCCTTCAG GACTTCGAGGCCGGCGAGACGGCGCGGAGGTTGCCGGAGTGTGGGCACACGTTCCACCTGCCTTGCATCGACGTCTGGCTGCTCCGGCACGCGTCGTGCCCGCTGTGCCGCCGCGCGGTctag